The Bacteroides acidifaciens genome includes a region encoding these proteins:
- a CDS encoding leucine-rich repeat protein: MHTRIICFLALFACCLLPTGCSDENHPNNPAPEIILHEAQDITRTSARLAGTVNVPPHSHTNRYRFRYGTSPDMEKGEEYSQPNGLVTTELQNLTPGTTYYYCLEAGNEMYMRQSPTYHFTTFPNERPRIEPITFLGQGPISIILLCAVTDDGGDPVTSCGFRYISADGQELEANASLTTDNQWRLHINQLEKYTEYTVKAFAENKNGRTYSEPYRFYTSDAVSLINAGMLPEIIGEDDKNDYTQLSITGPLNGTDLRFIREMCGKDVRGNQTQGQLQKLDLTDALIVAGGLSYDESRYTTEHTIGNGMFGELDILTEIKLPENTLVIEQNAFRNCTSLTALSIPGSTKKLTPSSGCHHLEHLSVIIGNSEYSSIDGMVYSKNGEALVWFPEGMEKDELRLSPTLKSIGEYALQKCKIRSILLPGSVTSIGKLAFYASEIESIVLPDELRSVPLGIFQQCQNLTTVTLGSDCESLSDYCFDGCPLQHIYVKAVIPPVCQSNTFSGTENIFADCILHVPAESLPIYRNHSTWKLFQHIKMIEATGK, from the coding sequence ATGCATACAAGAATCATTTGTTTCCTGGCTCTCTTCGCTTGTTGTCTGCTCCCAACAGGATGCAGTGACGAGAACCACCCTAATAATCCGGCACCGGAAATCATCCTGCACGAAGCACAGGACATCACCCGCACAAGCGCCCGTCTCGCCGGTACTGTGAATGTCCCTCCCCATAGCCATACCAACCGTTACCGTTTCCGCTATGGTACTTCACCGGATATGGAAAAAGGTGAAGAATATTCCCAGCCAAACGGACTTGTCACTACCGAACTACAAAACCTGACACCGGGAACCACCTATTATTACTGTCTGGAAGCAGGAAACGAAATGTATATGCGGCAAAGTCCCACCTATCATTTCACCACTTTTCCTAACGAACGTCCCCGGATAGAACCCATCACCTTTTTAGGACAAGGTCCTATCAGTATCATTCTATTATGCGCTGTCACAGACGACGGCGGCGACCCTGTGACATCCTGTGGCTTCCGTTATATTTCCGCCGATGGACAAGAGCTGGAAGCAAACGCATCCCTTACAACCGACAATCAATGGCGACTGCATATCAACCAATTGGAAAAGTATACCGAATATACGGTGAAGGCTTTCGCCGAAAACAAAAACGGAAGAACTTACAGCGAACCGTACCGCTTTTACACCAGTGATGCAGTAAGCCTCATCAATGCAGGCATGCTGCCCGAGATTATCGGCGAGGACGACAAAAACGACTATACACAACTGAGTATCACAGGTCCGCTGAACGGGACGGATCTCCGATTCATCCGAGAAATGTGTGGAAAAGACGTACGTGGCAACCAAACACAGGGACAGTTGCAGAAGTTGGATTTGACGGACGCACTCATCGTCGCAGGCGGATTGTCTTACGATGAGTCGCGATATACAACAGAGCATACCATCGGCAACGGAATGTTCGGCGAACTGGATATACTGACGGAAATCAAACTTCCGGAAAATACGTTGGTGATTGAACAGAATGCCTTCCGCAACTGCACATCACTGACAGCACTATCCATTCCGGGAAGTACAAAGAAACTGACTCCTTCCAGCGGATGCCACCATCTCGAACATCTGTCCGTGATTATAGGAAATTCTGAATATAGCAGCATAGACGGGATGGTGTACAGCAAAAACGGTGAAGCACTTGTATGGTTTCCCGAAGGAATGGAGAAAGATGAACTTCGTCTCTCTCCCACTCTGAAGAGTATCGGAGAATACGCATTACAAAAATGCAAAATACGGTCTATCCTATTGCCCGGTTCAGTCACAAGTATCGGAAAGCTGGCTTTCTATGCTTCCGAAATAGAATCGATCGTATTGCCGGACGAATTGCGGAGTGTGCCGCTCGGGATATTCCAGCAATGCCAGAATCTCACGACTGTCACACTGGGGAGTGACTGTGAATCTCTCTCGGATTATTGTTTTGACGGATGCCCGCTCCAGCATATATACGTAAAAGCAGTCATTCCTCCCGTCTGCCAATCGAACACATTCAGCGGAACGGAAAATATCTTTGCCGACTGTATTCTGCATGTTCCTGCGGAGAGCCTGCCGATATACAGAAACCACTCCACATGGAAACTGTTTCAACACATTAAAATGATCGAAGCTACAGGTAAATAA
- a CDS encoding serine/threonine protein kinase, whose protein sequence is MSDDTFTSGFIGQTMPPVDVAFTDIQEIYTSHSGWNRLFRCHRHGKLHVLKALQPMYKGTAFYEQALKKEFNIGYQLEHPHICRTLGWENVPSIGCCILLEYVDGVTLKEFMQQGKLTRPVAVKIIDELCSALQYIHSKQIVHRDLKPDNILITHNGNNVKLIDFSLSDCDDYDVLKLPAGTRYYLAPEMLQPDVSLDLRADIYSLGVIIGEMATALKDKQLASVSRKCTRRKREKRYASVVEVANAVTVPRRKRLYMGMAAAVLAGVVCVGAYAVAGDLLPVSFSSSPSFYPVYGNQVCSESCLRLLASERMRMIHAADSLADEHYWKADSLELMQQLKATLDTEYPLPELRESTAYKCRWEGLQQEAERQLKQVKSLVRQR, encoded by the coding sequence ATGAGTGACGATACTTTTACTTCCGGTTTTATAGGGCAAACAATGCCTCCTGTCGACGTGGCTTTTACGGATATTCAGGAAATATATACCTCCCATTCAGGATGGAATCGTTTGTTCCGTTGCCATCGGCATGGTAAGTTGCATGTGTTGAAAGCTTTGCAGCCGATGTATAAAGGAACGGCTTTTTACGAACAGGCTCTTAAAAAAGAATTCAATATCGGCTATCAATTAGAACATCCTCATATTTGTCGTACATTGGGGTGGGAGAATGTACCGTCTATAGGGTGCTGCATCCTGTTGGAATATGTGGACGGAGTCACTTTGAAGGAGTTTATGCAGCAAGGCAAACTGACTCGTCCGGTAGCGGTCAAGATCATCGACGAACTGTGTAGTGCCTTGCAATACATCCATAGCAAGCAGATTGTCCACCGTGATTTGAAGCCGGACAATATTCTGATTACGCACAACGGTAACAATGTGAAACTGATTGATTTCAGCCTTTCCGATTGTGATGATTACGATGTGCTGAAGCTTCCTGCCGGCACACGTTATTATCTTGCCCCCGAGATGTTGCAACCGGATGTGTCATTGGATTTGCGTGCTGATATTTATTCGCTTGGGGTAATTATTGGTGAGATGGCTACAGCATTAAAAGACAAACAGTTGGCATCTGTTTCGCGCAAGTGTACCCGTAGAAAGCGGGAAAAGCGTTATGCGTCCGTTGTGGAGGTGGCAAACGCCGTAACTGTGCCTCGCAGGAAAAGGCTTTATATGGGGATGGCTGCTGCAGTGTTAGCAGGAGTAGTCTGTGTAGGTGCTTATGCTGTTGCAGGTGATTTGTTGCCGGTCTCTTTCTCTTCTTCTCCCTCTTTTTATCCTGTCTACGGAAATCAGGTCTGTAGCGAAAGTTGTCTTCGCCTGCTTGCATCTGAACGGATGCGAATGATACATGCTGCCGATTCGTTGGCGGACGAACATTATTGGAAGGCAGATAGCCTGGAACTGATGCAGCAACTGAAAGCTACGCTGGATACTGAATATCCATTACCCGAGTTGCGGGAGTCTACAGCTTATAAGTGTCGGTGGGAAGGACTTCAACAAGAGGCGGAACGCCAGTTAAAGCAGGTTAAGTCGCTGGTCCGACAACGTTAA